From the genome of Oscillospiraceae bacterium:
AACGCCTGTGACCTTTACCTGCACGGCAGCATTGAGTCCGGTACGCAGAATATTAACCAGGCCTTTACCAAGGCTCTGCAGGATTCTTTGACCATGCAAGGGGATCTGTACAAAAAGATGTCTGACAAGGGCTGGTACTCTACCCAGCAGGCACCGCAGCAGCAGGTACAGCAGATTAAGCAGAAATACAGCAAAAATGCACAGTAAAAAATAAGGAATTTTTCGGTAAGAATTTCTGTACAGAAAAAACAGAAAAAGGCCGGGCGCAGCTGTAAAAAAACTGTGTCCGGCCTTTGCTGTATTTTAATATATTTTCGTGATCAGTCTAAGAACAAACTCTGCTGTAGATTTCTGCTTTTGCGGTGTACCGAAACGCTTTCAACTAGGCCAAAGCCAAAGTAGAGGCACATAACCGAGGACCCGCCGGAGCTGAAGAACGGCAGCGTAACGCCCATGACCGGTAGCAGATTGAGGCACATGCCGACATTAAATAGGGTCTGCGAAAGGATTAGGGCAAAAAAGCCGACACAAATGGCGCTGCCCATCGTGTCACCCGCGCGCCGTGCATCGCGCAGGCAGAGAATCATCAGAAAAACGAGCAGGGCAATAATGGCGACACAGCCGATAAAACCAAGCTGTTCGCCGGCAACGGAAAAGACGAAGTCACTCCACTGCAATGGCACAGAGCTGGAGTTTACCCGGGGCGAAACAAACAGGCCGCGTCCTTTCAGCTGTCCGCTGGAAATGCTCAGCTTGCCGGCCAGCTGCTGATAGCCGTAGCCCTGCGGGTCGCTTTCCGGGTTGCGGAAAGTGGTCAGCCGTGTTTTCTGGTAGTCTGCCAGGCCAAAGTTCCACACGATTGGAATCAGCACAGCCAGAATGCCCGCAAAAGCCGCAAAGTAACGCAGCCTTACGCCGGCAGCAAAGGCCATAAACAGAAACATGAAACCGAAGATAACGGCTGCACCGTCATCTTTCTGCAGATGTACCAGCCCGATCGGAATGAGTGCATGGGCGGTCAAAAGCAGTACCTGCAGCGGTTCATCAAGTTTATTTTCTTTTTTCAAGATATCTAAATGTTTTCCGAAAGTAATGAGGAAGCCGATCTTTACCAGCTCACTGGACTGAAACGTCATGCCGCCGGGGAGTTTCAGCCACGCTTTGGCGGCAACACCGCCAGCACCTTCTATGGTAACGCCCTTTACCAGGGTCAGCAGAATGAGGAAAACACAGAAGCCACCGACTAAATACCAGTAGTTGCCAATCGTACGATAGTCGATTAGGGAAAGCAGAACTGCGCCTATATAACCGGCGATAATTGCCATTAGCTGCACCGAAAACCAGCTGCGGCCGCCGTCGGTGCGGGGCACCGTCTTGAGCAGAAGCAGGTTATAGGCAGAAATCAGCAGCATGATCACCCACAAAAGCTTGTCAGTGCGCTGAAAGTAATCAGCCGCGCGGGTACCAAAATGATTCATTGTTCACGTCCTTTCGCTGCAAAAAAATCTGCGGCAGGTTTCATCGGCTATTATAGCACAAAACCCCGCCGGGCACTACCCCAAAGCCCACCAGAAAAGGCACCGGTGTCCCCTGAAACTTTGTATACAGAAAGTTTTTCTTTCTCTTATACAGGCGAATCCGTGGGAAAAACGTCAGAAGAAAAGGAATCCATGCTTCCGAAATCGGCGCAGTTGTGCTATACTAAAAACAACATTGTGCTAGGGGGAATCGAATCGTGACGGATATCGAAATTGCACAGCAGGCAAAGCTGAAACCCATTACAGCGGTTGCTGCAGATTTAGGCATTCAGGAAGAAGAACTGGAATCTTACGGCCGCTACAAGGCCAAGCTGACACAGCCCTTGTTTCAGCGAATGAAAGATCGGCCGGACGGCAAGCTGGTGTTGGTGACGGCTATTAATCCGACACCTGCCGGTGAGGGAAAAACCACCACCAGCATTGGTCTGGGCGAAGCAATGAAGAAAATTGGCAAAAATGCCGTGGTTGCCCTGCGGGAGCCGAGCCTTGGCCCGGTTTTCGGCATTAAGGGCGGTGCCGCCGGCGGCGGCTATGCGCAGGTTGTCCCGATGGAGGACATCAACCTTCATTTTACCGGCGATATGCACGCCATTACAGCAGCAAACAACCTGCTGTGTGCCATGCTCGACAACCATATTCATCAAGGCAATGCGCTGCAGATTGATACCCGCCGCATTCTGATTACGCGCTGCATGGACATGAATGACCGCGCTCTGCGCAGCGTTGTGGTTGGCTTGGGTGGAAAGCCCAACGGCTTTGTACGCGAAGACGGTTTCTGTATTACTGTAGCCAGTGAAGTCATGGCAATTTTCTGCCTTGCTTCCGACATTCACGACCTGAAAGAGCGCCTTGGTCGTATTTTAGTTGCCTACTCAGTAGATGGCAAGCCGGTCTTTGCGAGCGACCTGCATGCACAGGGCGCTATGGCCGCATTGCTCAAAGACGCGATTAACCCGAATTTGGTGCAGACGCTGGATAATACGCCTGCCATTATGCACGGCGGCCCGTTTGCAAACATCGCCCACGGCTGCAACAGCGTGCGTGCAACCCAAATGGCCTTAAAACTTGGCGATTACTGCATCACTGAGGCAGGCTTCGGCAGCGACCTTGGCGCTGAGAAATTTCTGGATATTAAATGCCGTATGGCCGGCCTGCGTCCCTCTGCCATTGTGCTGGTCGCAACCGACCGCGCACTCAAGTATAATGGCGGCGTACCGAAAACAGAAACCGCTGAGCCGAACCTTGCAGCGCTGAAGAAAGGCATTGTCAACCTCGGTGCGCATATTGATAATATGTGCAAGTATGGCGTGCCGGTCGTGGTGGCAATCAACCGCTTCACCAATGACCCAGAAGAGGAGCTTCGCTATATTGAAGAGTACTGCCACGCGCGCGGTGCGGACTTCGCTTTGTCTGAAGTCTTTGCAAAAGGAGGAGAAGGCGGGATTGAACTGGCACAGAAAGTAGTGGAAGCTTGTGAAAAACCGAATGATTTCCACTGCCTCTATGACACAGACCGCCCGCTGGAAGAAAAAATCAGCTGTATTGCCACAGAAATTTATGGTGCAAAAGATGTCACATACACCAAAAAGGCAAAGAAAGCGCTGAAAGAGATTAAGGCGCTGGGCGGTGATAAGCTGCCAGTCTGTATTGCAAAAACGCAGTACAGCTTGTCGGACGATGCTTCCCTTTTGGGCCGCCCACAAGACTTTACCCTGCATATCCGCAACCTGAAGCTTTCCAATGGTGCAGGCTTTGTTGTTGCCTATGCCGGCGACATCATGGTTATGCCGGGCCTGCCCAAAAAGCCCGCAGCAGAGCAGATTGATGTTACAGATGACGGCCGCATTACGGGTCTGTTTTAATGAATTTGAATTGTACGAAAACAGTTGTACAGACACACTCTGCGGCTGAAACAGAGGCCCTTGGCAGAAAAATTGCCCAGACGCTTTCTGGCGGCGAAGTGCTTGCCCTGTTTGGTCCCATGGGCATGGGCAAGACTGCCTTTACCCGCGGCGTTGCGGCGGGGCTTGGCACCGGGGGCGTTTCCAGCCCGACTTTTGCTTTGGTACATGTGTATGACGGCGGGCGGCTGCCGCTTTACCACTTTGATATGTACCGGGTAGAGGGCTGGGATGACCTTTCTTCCACAGGATATTTTGACTATCTGGAAGACGGCGGTGTGATGGTTGTAGAGTGGAGCGAAAATATTGAAGCGGCCCTGCCGCCGAACGCGGTGTATATCACCTTTGCCCGCGGCGGCAAGGAAGATGACCGTGTGATTACCGTAGAGGGTCTGTCACAGACGGTCTTAGATCCTTTATCAGATTTATCAAAGTAAGGACGATTGCATGAAAATATTAGCGATTGACTGTTCGGCGGGGGCTGCCTCTGCTTGTGTTTGGCAGGACGGAAAGGTCTTGGGCGAGTGCTATACCAATGTAAAGCTGACGCATAGTCAGACTTTAATGCCCATGATTTGCGGGGTACTGGAATACGCAAAAGTGCCGCTGCAGCAGATTGACCTGTTTGCTGTTACTGCCGGGCCGGGCTCTTTTACCGGGGTACGCATAGGTGTTGCAAGTATTAAGGGAATGGCGTTTGCCGCCCAAAAGCCTTGCGCCGGTGTCTCTACACTGGAGGCGATGGCCGAAAACCTGCGTGTGTTAGACTGCACCGCCTGCTGTGTGATGGATGCGCGCTGCGGGCAGGTGTATAACGCACTTTTTGCAGTTCAAAACGGGGAAATTCGCCGCCTGACGCCGGACCGCGCCTTGTCGATTGAAGACCTTGCAAAGGAATGTGCAGCTAAGGTGGGCCTAGTCGTTTTGGTTGGGGACGGCGCACAGCTCTGCGCTGAGTCCACCGCATTTGCGCCCCTTCATGCGCAGCTTGCACCCGAGCCGATCCGCTTTCAGCGGGCTTCGGGTACAGCGGCCTGTGCCGCCCGTGCTGCAGAAGCCGGCAAACTGGTGTCCGCAAAAGAACTGATGCCGGTTTACCTGCGTCCGGCGCAGGCACAACGCTCTTTAAAGGGGCGCCGTGCGGCTGCCGCAAAAAAATAAGCAGCAGGTTTTGTGCCGCTTTCGGCAGGAAGGAATAAATGCACACCTCTCATGTGACTGTGGTGCCCTATGATGTCCGCTGGCCTGCAGAATTTGAAAAAGCCTGCAGGGCCCTTGCGTTGGCTTTGGGCGGCAGCGCTCTGTCTATCGAGCATGTCGGCAGCACTGCGGTGCCGGGGCTGTGGGCAAAACCAATTCTTGATATTGACGTAGTCATTCCAAGTATGAATAATTTTTCCACAGTGTGTAGAAAACTTGAAGTTGCCGGTTATCGGCACGAAGGGGACCTCGGCATTCCGGGGCGGGAAGCATTTTGCTATGACGAAATGCAGAAGCCGCATTTGCTGCTGCATCACCTGTATGTCTGCCCGCAGGATTCGCCGGAGCTTCAGCGGCACATTTTGTTTCGGGAGTATTTGCGGGCGCACCCACGGGACGTGAAAATTTACAGCGCGGTCAAGCGCGAAGGCGCGCGCCGCTTTCCTTATGATATTAACGCCTACCTTGCCTATAAAACAGACTGTATTGAAACAATTTATAAAAAATGCGGTCTGCTTTAAAATTAATTTTAATAGATGGAGGGTACGAAAGTGTTAGCAATCGGAAGTGACCATGGCGGTTTTCAGCTCAAAGAGGAAATTAAAAAGTACCTTGAGAAGCAGGGAATTGCATACCGCGATTTTGGCACCGATAGCGAAAAAAGTGTAGATTACCCGCTGTATGCAGCAAAAGTTGCCCACAGTGTCGCCGACGGCACCTGTGACCGCGGCATTTTGTGCTGCGGCACTGGGATTGGTGTATCAATCGCGGCAAACAAAGTGCACGGTGTGCGTGCTGCGGTTGTTACAGAGGCAAAGAGCACAAAGCTTTGCCGCCAGCATAACAACTGCAACTGCCTGTGCCTTGGCGGCCGTGTGCTGACTGTAGAAAAAGCGCTGGAATTGGTACAGATTTATCTGGACACACCCTTTGAGGGTGGTCGCCATCAGCGCCGTATCGATGAGATTGCACAAATTGAAAACGGAGAACTGTAAGAAAACAGGGAGGAGAACTGAATTTCATGCCTTATTCCAAAAATGTATTTATTATGGATCATCCGCTGATTCAGCACAAGCTGACCTATCTGCGGGATAAAAATACCGGCAGCAAGGATTTTCGTCAACTTGTCAGCGAAATTGCCATGCTTGAATGCTATGAAGCGACCCGTGACCTGCCGCTGGAAGACACCACAACCGAAACACCGATTGCAACCGCAAAGACCAAAGTGATTGCCGGGCGCAAGCTGGCCTTTGTGCCGATTCTGCGTGCGGGTCTCGGCATGGTAGACGGCGTGCTGTCCATGGTTCCGGCCGCAAAAGTGGGGCATATCGGCCTTTACCGCGACCCCAAGACGCTGCAGCCAGTTGAGTACTACAGCAAACTGCCGCACGATATCGAAGAGCGCGAAGTCATTGTGCTTGACCCCATGCTGGCAACCGGCGGCTCTGGAACAGACGCTGTTTCCATTATTAAAAAGAGCCACCCCAAAAGCATTAAGTTTATGTGCATCATTGCTGCTCCCGAGGGCATTCGGGCCTTTACAGCTGCACACCCTGATGTGCAGCTTTACTGCGCGGCGGTCGATGACCACCTCAACGAAAACGGCTACATTGTGCCAGGTTTGGGCGATGCGGGCGACCGCATTTTCGGTACTCTCTGATTTTTTACAAAAAACAAAAGCACCTGTTTTCCGCTTCTCTGCAAAATGCGGCAGAGGCGGGACAGGTGCTTCTTTATTTTTCTGCATCAAAAACAGTAGCAGCATAGCGCACAGAACCCATGGCGTCCTTGCAGTAACGGTCCGCGTGAATCTGATCGGCATACTCTTGGGTCAAGACAGCGCCGCCCACCATCACTTTACACCAAGGGCATTCTTCGTGTAGCAAAGCAATCGTTTTTTCCATGTTTACAACCGTGGTCGTCATCAGCGCCGAAAGGCCGCACAGCGGCGCGTGATGCTCGGCTACTGCTTCTGAAATGGTTTCAGGCGGAACATCGCGCCCGAGGTCAATCACTTCATAGCCGTAGTTTTCAAGCAGAACTTTTACAATGTTCTTTCCAATATCGTGAATGTCGCCTTGCACAGTCGCCAACACAATTGTGCCCTTTTTGTCATCGCCGCCGCCCTGCTGCTGCATCACGGTGCGAATGACTTCAAAAGCGGCGGTAGCCGCGTCTGCACTCATTAACAGCTGCGGCAGAAACAACGAGCCGTCTTCGTAGCCGGTGCCAACCTTGTCGAGCGCCGGAATCAGTTCGTTTTGAATGACTTCCAGTGGAGGTGAAGTCTTCAAAGATTCGGCGGCGGCGGTGCGGGAACCTTCCTGCAGGCCTTTTGCCACGGCGTGGTACAGCTCTGTTTCGCGGTGGTCGGTATCAGCGGGCTTTTCGGCGGCATCAGCGGTGGGCTGTGCCGCCTGTGTAGGGAAACCGGTGTCTCCTGCGGCAGCAGACAGGGCGTTGCCCGCGGCAATCAGCGCCTGCGCTGCCTGCTGCAGCGGGGTGCCAGTGGGCGTGGCAGCCTTTGGCACGCTGTCTTTGGGCAGGTCTTTGTAAAAATCAATATACCGCATACAGTTTTCATCATAGCACATCAGGGCATTAAAGCTGCGCCAGGCGTCCATAATCGCCGCGCTTTTTGGATTGATAATAGCTGCAGAAAGGCCCGCTTGCATAGCCATGGTAAAGAAAGCGGCAGTGGCCCGCTCGCGGTGCGGCAGTCCGAAAGATATATTGGAAACGCCCAGGCTGGTGTGTAGGCCCAGCTTTTCACGCACCAGGCGCAGTGCCTGCAAGGTAACTTTTGCTGACTGCTGACTTGCGGAAATTGTCATGGCAAGGGTGTCTACAATAATGTCTTTTTTAGGGATTCCGTATTTTTCCGCTTCGCGCACAATCTTTTCGGCGACAGCTAAGCGGCCCTCGGCGGTGTCGGGAATTCCACTTTCGTCCAGGGTGAGTGCAATCACGGCACAGCCATATTTTTTGACCAGTGGAAATACAGAATCCATAACTTCCTGTTTACCATTGACCGAGTTGAGCAGTGCTTTGCCGTTGTAAATGCGCAGGGCCTGCTCCATCGCCTGTGGACTGCTGGTATCGATTTGCAGCGGCAGATCGCAAATGCCCTGCAGGCCCTGCACCGCTTCGGTCAAAAGCTTTGGTTCGTTGATCTCCGGCAGGCCGACGTTAACGTCCAAAATATCCGCGCCGGCGTCCTGCTGTGCGATGCCCTCACGAAACAGGTAGTCCATGTCATTATCGCGCAGGGCCTTTTGCAGCCGCTTTTTGCCGGTGGGGTTAATGCGCTCACCGATCAGCTTTGTTTGTCCGCCGAAAGTGACCGCGTGGCTGTAAGAAGAAATCATGGTGCGCTCATTTTTCGGCAGGGGCTTGGGCACTTTACCGCTCATCTTCTGTGTCAGTGCACGGATATGCGCGGGGGTTGTGCCGCAGCAGCCGCCCAGAATCCACGCGCCGCCCTGCCACAGCTTTTCGGCATCTTCGGCAAATTCTTCCGGGCCTACGCAGAACACGGTCTTGCCGTTTTCCACCTGCGGCAAGCCGGCGTTTGGCTGAATCAGGATAGGCAGGCTGGTGTATTCACGCAGCTTTGGCAGAAAGTCAATCATCTGCTTTGGACCCAGCCCGCAGTTAAAGCCGACTGCGTCCGCGTGCAGGCTTTCCAAAAGGACTGCGGCTGCAGGAATATCGCCGCCGGTCAGAAGCTTTCCCTTTGCGTCAAAGGTCATGGTGGCAAAGACTGGCAGAGAGGTGTTTTCTTTGCAGGCGAGCAGTGCCGCCTTCATTTCCATGGTGTCGCTCATGGTTTCAATCAGAATCAGATCTGCGCCAGCATCTTCGCCGGCCTTTGCCGCCTGCGCAAAGGCGCGGTAGGCATCATCAAAAGAAAGGTCGCCGAGCGGCTGCAGCAGGCGGCCAGTGGGGCCTATATCCAGTGCAGCCCATTTGCCCAGCGGTGCAGCTACAGCCTTTGCAAGCTGAATTCCCCGGGAAATCGTTTCTATAACAGAGTATTCGGTATCTGTGAGTTTTACAGAATTGGCGCCAAAGGTATTTGCGGTCAAAATATCGGCGCCCGCCTGTGCATAGGCGGTGTGAATTTTGGTTAGTTCCTCCGGGTGGGTAAAGTTCCAGTATTCCGGCACCTCTCCGGCGGCAAGGCCGGCCTGCTGCAGCATGGTGCCCATTGCTCCGTCGCAGATGAGCATACGGCGGCCAAGCTGACTTACAATCGATGTCATGGCGTACCCTCCTAATTCATCTATTATCAAATTTTTCTGAGAATTGACTGCAGCTTTGCAAAGTTTGCTGGGATGCCGTCATTTCGGTCAAAAGAGAGCGGGGAGGCCGCAAGTGCCTGCAGGGCGGGCTCTTGCGGTGAGCGGGCAGCTAAAAAATGCAGCGCATTTTTTAGGTCGCTGTGGTAGTACAGCAGCGCGGGCGAGCCGCAGGCGGTCTGCCAGTAAATGGGATGTTTGCGGTAAAGGCGGCAGTGGCTGCGGAAAAAAGTGCGGGTAAACCAACGCTTAAAAACGTATGCTGTCGTGCCTTTGCCGAGAAACGGCGCGAGTACGTCGGCGGCGCCGGGGCCGAAGCGTGCCTCTAAAAACTGTGTAAAAAGGGCAGGTGCTTCCTCTAGCAGAAGAGCCGGATTTGGGTCTGTCGGCTGCCAAAAAGAGCAGGTCCAGCGGCCAAAGTAAACGCCAACAAAATAGGAAAGCAGGCTTTCGGCATCTTTTTCTGGATCAGCCGGCTTTACGGAAAGGTCCGCAAGGCCAACGGCAACCGGTGCACCGGTGCCGTACAGGGTGGCAAAATGCCGATTGACTGCTTCTTCGTTTTTCTGCAGCGCTTGGCAGCGGGCGGCGGCCTTTTTAGCGCGGCTGCGCTGTGCTTCCTGCAGGGTATCCCCCTCTGCAGCAACCAGCGGGTGTACAGAAAACTGCCAGCTGATTTCGCTTTCGTCCCAGTCCTCTTTGGCAAGTGCAATATTTTCCTTTACCAGTACCTCCACTTTTTCCCGCCGCTCTGTCTCTAAAATAGGCAGACGCGCAATGTCGCCAGCTTGGCAGTTTAAGGTTGGATTTAAAATCTGCAGCAGCTGAAACGCAGTGGAACTGGAAAGAAAGCCCAGGCGGTACAGCCGGTCCTTTTCTGCAGGGAATAGGGAAGAGCCGGCAATGTCAAACACGAAGCCAGGCGGATAAAACCGTACCCCGAATTTACTGGAACTGACAAATCCCCAGCTGAGGCTCTGCTGAAAATAGTACTGCCGGCCGGGCAGCGCGGCGCTTTGCCCGCTTTTCACCCGGTAGCGCTGAATTTCGTCGCCAAAGTCCGAAAAATCCACGACCCATTCCTGGTTGCCATACCATTTTCGGTAAGCACCGCCCTTGTTGTAGGGAAACCAGCGGCAGGTGCTGCTACGGCACTGCTGTGCACTTTCGCAGTGGAAGTCGATTGCTTCTTTGTCCACTTCCCACCAGTGCCGCAGGAAGCGGCGGTTATTGCAGGTAAACAGGCCGTTGCAGATAGGCGTGCTGCGGCCCAGCGGTGCACCTTCTCGAAAGACGCGGGCAATGCTGCCGCCTGCCCAGTAAGCAAATGGGCTGCCTGGTATCTGATTAAAGTCGGAAAGCCGGGCTTCAAAATCCCAGTTGCTGCCGGGGTGTGCCGCGGCTTCGCGTACACGGCGGCCCATTTCTTCCATGCCGCCGGAAAAACCGGTCAGGCGTAGATAGCGGCCAGGGTATTCTTCTTTTTGATTCTGCAGTACAAAAGTACAAATTGGTACGGTGGCGTCCTCAAAGGCGGAGTATTCCAGCTGTACCAGGGAGGAAACGGATTTTTTGCGCACCAGCATGCGGCGCAGGGCTTCGTAGCTTTTAATAAACATCCAGACAAAGGGTGTCATAAAACCGCAGTAGCCGCCGGGCTTGCAAAAATCAAAATTGCGTACCATAAATACTGCAAAAAGGTCGTTGTTGCAGCGCGGCCAGCGGCTGTCGACAAAGCGGCGCAGCGGGTGGTCCATGTGGCTTAGGTAGGGTGGGTTTGTCACAACAGCGTCGTAGCTGCCGGAAAGGATTTCCGTCTGCTCTACCAGCGGCTGAAGTGTTTCCAGTGCGAGACGGCGCGCCTCAGCAAGAAAGAGATTGTCGGTCTGTTTTTCGCGGCGAAGTGTGGCAAAGCGCGCTTTTAGGGTGGTCAGGTCTGTTTGGGGCGGCAAAACCAGTGAACCGTACTGCTCTGCACCGCGGTAAGCGTAAACCATGCGGTGCAGGTCGTCTTCCAGTGCTTCATTCCGTCCGGCGGCAAAGTGCAGCGCTTTGCGGGAAACGCCCTTGCTGCCGTGAATAGCGGCGAGGTGCAGCGGTGGACAGTGCTCTAGAATATGCGGGTCGCAGGCGTGGGCGCGCATAATCAGTGAAAACGAAGTCAGCTGCCGACTGTGTTCATCAATATCCAGCCCCCACAGGTTATTTTGCAGTATCAACGCTGCGGCCTGCTCGGGAGGAATGCCACATTCCCCGTAAATCTGTACCAGCAGGTCGAACGCATAACTTAAAATATGTCCGCCGCCCATGCAGGGATCTAAAAGCCGCAGGTCGGTGGGGCGCATTGGTTCACGTACGGTACGCTGCGGGGTATCTAGGTAGTAGGGCATTTTTGCGCGCAGGGCGCTGTCGGGGTGACTTTCCAGCCAGACACGGCCAAGAGAATTCTGTACCATGTACTGTACAACCCAGTCTGTGGTAAAGAATTGTGTGGCGGCGGGCACGTCGTGCATTTTCACGGCCCCGCGGTACACGCTGATGGCGCGGTTCTTTTCGGGCAGGTGGTAGTATTGGTACAGCCAGCCGACAATCTCTGTGTTCTCTCTCCAGCAGGACTCTGGAAGGCTGTCACGGAAAAGCACTGCCGCACCGTGCCGGTAGCTTAAAGAGAGCAAAAGGTCTAGACAGTTGGGTGCAGGAAAATACCACGGCATTTTTTGGTGCAGGCGCGCGCACTCTCTGCGGAAAAGCCGGGTGTAGATTTC
Proteins encoded in this window:
- the pglX gene encoding BREX-1 system adenine-specific DNA-methyltransferase PglX, producing MDKTSICTLAQAARADLEKRAHLCLHALQGPRLPDSAGLQQDQLLRLAHQYGEDSLCRAASCRFFMQLAGIRCMEANACLPQRVFSPAKNGKLPQILEVWLTKHADTLDRDEIYTRLFRRECARLHQKMPWYFPAPNCLDLLLSLSYRHGAAVLFRDSLPESCWRENTEIVGWLYQYYHLPEKNRAISVYRGAVKMHDVPAATQFFTTDWVVQYMVQNSLGRVWLESHPDSALRAKMPYYLDTPQRTVREPMRPTDLRLLDPCMGGGHILSYAFDLLVQIYGECGIPPEQAAALILQNNLWGLDIDEHSRQLTSFSLIMRAHACDPHILEHCPPLHLAAIHGSKGVSRKALHFAAGRNEALEDDLHRMVYAYRGAEQYGSLVLPPQTDLTTLKARFATLRREKQTDNLFLAEARRLALETLQPLVEQTEILSGSYDAVVTNPPYLSHMDHPLRRFVDSRWPRCNNDLFAVFMVRNFDFCKPGGYCGFMTPFVWMFIKSYEALRRMLVRKKSVSSLVQLEYSAFEDATVPICTFVLQNQKEEYPGRYLRLTGFSGGMEEMGRRVREAAAHPGSNWDFEARLSDFNQIPGSPFAYWAGGSIARVFREGAPLGRSTPICNGLFTCNNRRFLRHWWEVDKEAIDFHCESAQQCRSSTCRWFPYNKGGAYRKWYGNQEWVVDFSDFGDEIQRYRVKSGQSAALPGRQYYFQQSLSWGFVSSSKFGVRFYPPGFVFDIAGSSLFPAEKDRLYRLGFLSSSTAFQLLQILNPTLNCQAGDIARLPILETERREKVEVLVKENIALAKEDWDESEISWQFSVHPLVAAEGDTLQEAQRSRAKKAAARCQALQKNEEAVNRHFATLYGTGAPVAVGLADLSVKPADPEKDAESLLSYFVGVYFGRWTCSFWQPTDPNPALLLEEAPALFTQFLEARFGPGAADVLAPFLGKGTTAYVFKRWFTRTFFRSHCRLYRKHPIYWQTACGSPALLYYHSDLKNALHFLAARSPQEPALQALAASPLSFDRNDGIPANFAKLQSILRKI